The DNA sequence TTCGGGCTTGCGCACTTCTTCGATGTTCACTGCGACAGGCACGCCCAGACGCGACGCGAGTTCCTTCTTCAGGTTCTCGATGTCTTCACCCTTCTTGCCGATCACCACACCAGGACGTGCCGAGTAAATGGTGATGCGGGCGTTCTTGGCGGGGCGCTCGATCAAGATGCGCGACACAGCCGCGTTCTTCAGCTTGGCCTTCAGGTACTCACGCACCTTGATGTCTTCGGCCAGCATGCCCGCGAAGTCGCGGTTGCTGGCGTACCAACGGCTGGACCAGTTGCGGCTGACCGCAAGGCGGAAGCCGGTAGGATGGATTTTCTGTCCCATAGTCTTCCCGAGCCTTTAAGTTGCCAACCGTCACGTACACATGGCACGTGGGCTTGCTGATGCGGTTGCCGTCGGCCTTTGGCGCGCGCGGTGAAGCGCTTGAGCGTGGTGCCTTGTTCGACGTAGATGGTCTTGACCTTCAGTTCGTCGATGTCAGCGCCATCGTTGTGTTCGGCGTTGGCAATGGCCGACTCCAGAACCTTCTTGACGATGCCAGCAGCGTTTTTTCTGCGTGAACGTCAGGATGTTCAGAGCTTGGTCCACCTTCTTGCCGCGGATCAGATCGGCGACCAGACGGCCCTTATCGACCGACAGACGGACGCCCCGGAGGACTGCACGTGTTTCAGACATGGTCGTTCCTTACTTCTTCGCTTTTTTGTCAGCGGGGTGACCCTTG is a window from the Neosynechococcus sphagnicola sy1 genome containing:
- the rpsC gene encoding 30S ribosomal protein S3; protein product: MGQKIHPTGFRLAVSRNWSSRWYASNRDFAGMLAEDIKVREYLKAKLKNAAVSRILIERPAKNARITIYSARPGVVIGKKGEDIENLKKELASRLGVPVAVNIEEVRKPE